Genomic segment of Polycladomyces abyssicola:
TGGAAAAGATCATATTAACCCAGGTGTGGTTTGGTGTTTTGCTGAAGATAATCGCTAAAGCGCATGCCGCGAGCAAAAACGGATACCCCCCGCAGAAATTGGGATGAAAATACTATTAACAGACTGATGAGGAGTTGAATGAAAACCGTGGGATAATCGTCTCTCGGTTTTTTCTTGTGTCATCGTTGTTGTAAGAGTACAATCTCCTTTTTGATTGCTTTGTAGGAGTCTCTGTAAGGAAAATAGTCTTATGGCATTCTTTGTATATTGACGTAGGGATGACAGGTTATTACAATCACATTTGTAAATGATTATTATTCTCATTTACAAGGTGATGAATATGATGAAGTCAATGGTGATGGCGGCACAAAAGGATGCAATCGGTGGTAATGGAAGACCGTTTGTCGGTGTGAGGGAAATGGTATTTCAAAGTCTGGTGACGTTGATGCGCGTTTTGTTTGGTGTAGCGTGGTTTCTTGCAGGTGTCACCAAAATTGTGGAAAAGAAGTGGTTCAGCCAACCAGGTGTATTTTTGAAAGGGTATTTGACAGAGTCTCTGACGAAACCAAACGTTCCTGAATTTTATAAATATTTCATCCAGCATGTAGCTTTGAAACACGTCATGTTCTTCAACTATACGATTCCGGTCGTGCAAATGGTGGTAGGGCTGTTTCTCATTCTCGGACTTCTGATTGTACCCTCCGTGCTGATTTGTCTGTTCATGCACGTGAACTTCATCTTGTCCGGGAACATGAATCTCATCAGTCTGATTTTATACACCAGCGCATTCGGCATTTTGCTTTGTTTGGATCGCGTATATGTGTTGAGCTGGGATCGTAATCTCGGATTGGAAAATCTGTGGGTGAGAAAACGGAGAAAGCGGAGTATGCGTGGGAATATCTCGATTGTTCAGGGAAGCTGATTTGACCAATCAATATTGATGTGAAGATTAGAAGACTGAAAATGTGTTTTTCATACGTTTCCCATTTCTCGAGTAAAACTCGAAATGATACAATAAAATCAGGATCCCCCGTACATAGGTAGGGGGATTTTTGTGTTTATTCAACCGATGCTTGCACATCAATCCGATCGCCTTTTGACAGTGACCGATACATTGATGAAAATTTCCTGAACTAAATCTGGCGCCGGTGCAGGATCCCTGAATTCCCCCGTATTAGTCTGAATGGAAGAAGGAGCGTCCTGCGACGAAGTTTTTCACTCATGAAGGACTTTTTCTTTTACAGTACTCTATTGTACCATGAATAAGAGAACGTACATGGGCAATCAACCCATACCAAGTAGAGGAGTGAACCTTCACATGAAAACGACTGATTTATGTGATCAATTTCCTGACCGAGTCCATGTTTGCGAGATTTTTTTTCAATCTTTCGGCAAGAGAAAAATGTTCAGCGGGGAAATCTATACGGTGAGGGTTTTTGAAGATAATGTCCTAGTCAAACAAGCTCTCGAAACCATTCCAGCGGGTTCCGTTCTCGTTGTGGACGGCGGCGGCTCCAAGAAATGTGCACTCTTGGGGGACAGGTTGGCGGGAATCGCGGTGAACAGGGGACTTTCCGGAATTATTGTCCATGGATGTATTCGGGATTCGGCAGACATCGCGCAATTGGATATTGGTGTGCTCGCGCTTGGAACCAATCCGCGAAAAAGCCGCAAAGAGGGAAAGGGAGAAACGAACATTCCCGTTTCTTTTGCTGGAGTCGATTGGGAACCAGGTCATTATGTGTATGTCGACGAAGACGGGGTCATCGTGGCAAGCGAACAGTTGGTACTTGGAGAATGAGGCCTTGGGGGATCGATGTTTGAGCCCTTTCATGGTTCACTACGTAAAAACCTCCACTATCTTGTGGGTATGATTACACCCCAATAAGGGAAGGGATTCATTCACCTTCGTGTCTATGGGCAGGTATATGAGTCTAACCCACGAGGATCAATCCTTATGAAAGTATTTAAACAACTTGTCAAAGAACCTAATTTCGTCACCATATCATTCGAGAGAAAGCGGAGGTGATCCAAGCACTGTATACCTTTTTCGCTTAAGAAAAAGAACCCCCTTCTAAACACGGGGGTACAGCTTAATCTCAAATTGCCCCTGTTTTCTCCACTCTTTTTTCCGTAGATATGTCGCTTTCTCAAGAACCGACTTGAGAAGGCGATTTTTCTTTTCTATATCCTCCGTGTCATGGTACGAATGCGGGGGACAAATTCGTTTCAGTGTTTTTCCCGCTCAATTGCCATGTGTACATTTCACGGTTCCCGACAGGAAACCATGGACGGAAACGTCCACCTTACCGGAGAATTAGAAGCATGAAAAGCACTGGAAACCGCCGCCGAAACAACTGCCGCCGAAACAACTGCCGCCGAAACAACTGCCGCCGAAACAACTGCCGCCGAAACAACCGCCGCCGAAACAACTGCCGCCGAAACAACTGCCGCCGAAACAACCGCCGCCGAAACAACCGCCGCCGAAACAACCACCGCCGAAACAACCACCGCCGAAACAACCACCGCATCGGAACCCACCGCACCGGAAACAGCCACCGCATCGTTGAGCCAGAGTAGCATCGTACTGGCCATGATATTCCCAAGGCGTCACCTCACCCTGCTTGAACTCGTCAACACTCAACTTTTGGATTTCTTTTTTGAAATCATCCATTGTAACAACCTCCGTGTAGGTTTTGACAGGCCGTATCCAGGACTAACAAAAGAGCATAACGAAGATCATCAACTGTACAACGAGTGAATCCACCATCCGTCAATCGAATATCCCACTCTCGACTTAATTTTTATGAAACAGATCATCTATGTTGCAGGTCCAAATAATTTTATTGGGCATTGGTAAAACCTGTCAACACGCAACATACACCGTAGATGGATGAACAGCGATGATTCTGGAGCATTTAGCGCATTGGTATTTAATCATACTACTCCGCATTGTTCGCGGACCTCCTGATCAAAAACAAATAGAAAAAATAAAGAGCACCTTTTAGAAAAAAGGTGCTCATATGATTGTTATTGCTGCTTATTGTTAGCGGATTGTTGATTTTGACGACGAACTTCTTGAACGTTAGTTTCGCTTGCAAATTCAGTCCCAAAATTTTGGGGAGCGCTCCCTGTCAATCCATAACCCTGAATG
This window contains:
- a CDS encoding DoxX family membrane protein, coding for MKSMVMAAQKDAIGGNGRPFVGVREMVFQSLVTLMRVLFGVAWFLAGVTKIVEKKWFSQPGVFLKGYLTESLTKPNVPEFYKYFIQHVALKHVMFFNYTIPVVQMVVGLFLILGLLIVPSVLICLFMHVNFILSGNMNLISLILYTSAFGILLCLDRVYVLSWDRNLGLENLWVRKRRKRSMRGNISIVQGS
- the rraA gene encoding ribonuclease E activity regulator RraA; amino-acid sequence: MKTTDLCDQFPDRVHVCEIFFQSFGKRKMFSGEIYTVRVFEDNVLVKQALETIPAGSVLVVDGGGSKKCALLGDRLAGIAVNRGLSGIIVHGCIRDSADIAQLDIGVLALGTNPRKSRKEGKGETNIPVSFAGVDWEPGHYVYVDEDGVIVASEQLVLGE